ttggacatagacctcctccttacttaaataaatgagGGAAacccgacatagccaagcgaattagctcgttgaattggcaatgagcaggccaattcgcacggagaacagatgccCGTTGGGGACGAAAAGTACTCGAATctagaaatttaatttaaaagttttagaaaaaaacttCAGTACTTATAGTAATTTAACTGTAATTGTTCCTAGGGAGAATTGGAATGAATACCAAAGTAAATCAATagaagattgtacaacaagagcataaaacgagcattttacccaagacggtCATATAGcccccgagccggtacggcgagggtggatagtcACTTCGagcgaggggaaaatgggtttaatgctcgagtttactctgcttttcacttagatggcgaggaaatgaaatagcaacactGGAAACAATTAAGTGTTCACTTTGTAtatataccttttatttttgaattgaaaAACCACGTCTCATAACGTGCCATTGTGCTTTTCATCATTTGATatctattttcttcttgtttgttctgtttttttttattatagacgtatttggaataattttagaaaactgaaatgagctttaagtattattactaaataacccccttattcataaaacttaacaagcctatgttaactaacaaatgctttgtccctttctaacaaatacaaatgtcgaagtgacaggtaaggacaaacgaattttagcggcattttaactaaaataggtttgattgtcgtttatgaataagggggtaaatgtttagtaataaaaatacaataacaaatttaaatattacttcaacaatgtatggcgaactttttttgtaatttcaatATTAGGTGATAAActtctatgaaaaaaaaagctcaaaaaaaagagaaaaaaaataattcagaaacaataaattatacaattatTCCTCAACGTAAACCAGAACACgtcaatattcaacgcttacttcctcaacctcgtatctacccgaattgtatGTACAACAAAGCAACACTATCTTACTTAACTTAAAGATGCTTCTAAAGCAATTTtatgtggccagatacgaggttgtgaaagtaagcggtcgatatgtattttaaagggggacccgttcacgataacgttcgaatttcaaaaactttccagccaagaggacaaaaaacgactttccacgaaagaaaataaagctttttcgagctagtgagatgaaaaagtcattttatgtcgcctggaCATTTTTCTATATCAACAAactacaataattaacaaaaataaataaaaatagaattaaaactaacttactctaatcctagaaatctatataattacaaatatcacccaagtcgctgctattgggcagggtgcccataaggctggctgcgtttccttgTTGTATGGCAAtaccaatacgttgaccgaggaaagagccagccctatggtcaccagtggaacggctagcttcttttttaaaactttgtcgcctggatccagcataaacacgaactttaccaGCACGAGAAGTGAAAAGCTTATTTTGCAACCAGGACGATAACGAtgaccatgatgatgatgtaattggcactctcagttttttttttttactggacaGCAGATCATCGGAGAACTTCCGCAGCCCGGCGCAGGCGCAGCGACCGCCGCCCATGAACGGCAACAGCCCGCACACGCCGCTGCACGCGCGGGGACCCTCCTTACCCAACGTGCCGACCAACGATCAAGCCAAGTACAggtgacaactcctgaatttccCATATTGATCATcatgatttttgtgtgaaaatataagtattatagaattttgaatcggtagcccaacatcctggggtgggcacggcccacccaGCTCCCCCTCTACACGCTTATGATACTGATTGATTTCTAGGTTGAGGCAGTTGAATTTTCACAAATCCATGTAATGGATGTgctattcaatattttttcttttataaaaaaccttCCTTTGAGTAAATTTTGCTAAGGTATCTTAATTCTTTAGGGTTATTTAGGGCTTTCAGGGTTAGTTCGTTTTACACTCCGCATACCAGTCTTTACATCTCATCACCACTTATGCATTAAAAtttcccttgatatttatttaattatcaatgAAAATTTTTAACATTAGAGTTGATACCAATGCGctttaaatttcaaaacatgAAAATCACATGCAACAAAAATACCTGCAATCGTTTCGACTTCCGGTTgttggtcgccactcgaggacttttcggTTGCCTTTCAAGTTGTGTCGTTTggaaaaactaaagacaatttaagagttaaatggtatttattgttttttcaaagtaatcacAGTGATATGTAATACACTTTTTCATTCGATCGAACCAGTTTTCGAAACATTTATTCCAGTCCGAAGTCGGGGTCTCCAAAATGGCCGTTTTGTATGCCTCAACCGCTTTTTCAGGCGTCCGGTACCGTTGACCACGAAGTCGTTACTTGATTTTCGGAAAAGTGAAGAAATCATTAGGGCATAAGTCTGGGCTGTACGGCGGGTGTTCCAGATTTTCGATGTTTTGCTCTTTTAAAAACGCAATTGTACAGTACTATACGACGCCTTGGTTTATTTTTTCGGAACTCGCCGATAACTTCAGGTAAACAGTGGTATACCAGTCAGCATTAACTGTTTACGGTCTTCGAGCATGATGGTGGCAATGTGGCCACTGGCCATTTTTCGCTGGCTATTTATCTGTTTTTCGAgcgacaaataataataaaataaaaaagttgtacTGGGATTTTAATCCTTGCTTTCCTAAAGCGACACTAGACCCTCCGGCTAGTCGGAGTGCAGCCTGCAGGAAATTAATTTTACCTATTGTCTCCAGCAGTCGCACCAATTCAGCATCGCAGGCGGACTACAGCGGGCGCGGCGCCGTCCCGCCCTACAAGCCGGTGCCGCCGCCCAAGCCCAAGCATTACCGCCCGCCCGATAACCCGCACCACCGAAATGGggtaagatttttatttattttttagctataaaattagatttttcatGACAAATGTACTAACTAAATTGGACACATTTTGCAAAGCATGTAAtaaaaactagatttttttttaataactctgACTACAAAATGGCGTACAAAATCTATGGGCGAATAGTCTATTGACAGTTCATAAAAAGTACAGCAGGTTATTTGGAATATCATTATTCGTATTGCACTCGATTTAAATGTAGTACTAATCTACAGAGTATGGAGCCGGCCCCTCCCCCCGCACCGGCCGTGTCCCCGCGCGCGCCCGGCCCCTACCCGCATCCGCACTACTCGCACCAACATTCGCTGTCGCAGCCGCACCATCGCCCCCACCACAATAACTACCCACAGGTACTAACACAAGAACTAACTTTTACACTCAAACACTTGCATAGAGCTATGTATTTAAGACAGAGCTAAGAGAAAATGCCAGTTTAAAAAAAGACTTATGAAAATCGATCCACAATTTACGGGTCAATTGGTTAATATATGTGCGTAAAAAACATACGAATATATAACCTCCATTTGATGTTGTCTTTGATAGAACTATCTCACCAACATTCAATACCAGTTGAAACACTACTTAGCAATGACGCCTCCTAATGTTTAATGGGTAACTAAGTTTCTTTCATTAGTAACAGATCATAAGTACGTATGGTGGTATGGTATCTTGATAAATCTAAGTAAGAAAAACCTTAGACCTAGCATAGTCCCTTGTGAGACTGCATGTTGATCTAGTCAAGATAATCGAATTTTTGCTTCTTTATGTCAACTTCCTTGcttttacttattaaattatagctaaacaataatgattatttcaattatttatactGGTTTTAATCATCAGTTccatttataaaatattcagAGTTTTATTCTGTCAAATGCTTTATTAAGATCTAGTAAGTGAAAACTTTGTCATTTAACAGCAGAACATGTCATATGGCGGTCAGATGCCGCCACAGTCACCGCCATATTCCGGCCCGCCATCTCACCACCGCGCCATCAACCTACCACACAACCCCCATCTTATAGGTAATCTTTTATTAAATTCCTAGCATACGAAAACATCCGAattatttcatttgaaattatgTTTCTAAAAGTGGATGTATCTATATGTACTTggtgacataataatatatttgaaaAAGATAAACCAAGTATATAATTTAATTCCTAAGAATAGAAGAAGAATGAACCATAGAAGCTAAATTTCCCAGTGGTggagtaataaataactttaggATAAACCCCCAAAGTCGAAAGCGGCAGATAAAAATTACAGTCGATTCGTAGTGATATTTCAATTGGTCTGTGTAGCAGTTAGTGAGCAACCATAATAGAAGGAAATGCTTATCGATCTTAATGTACCTATTAAACTAGTAGTATGCTCATACTTGAAAAGTGCTAGCTGTGTAAACTAATCATTTTAACTGGACAGATTTAGCAGGTAGTCGAGAGCAACGCGGGTCGGCCTTCGAGCTATATAGGAAACCTCAGCACATGCACAATATAAGGTAAGAAATCCCATTACACATACTTTTCATTGCACTACAATGATCAATCTCCACTTTACAAATAAATCCAGAATTCTCAAAAACATACATAATTGTTTTGCCGTTATTGTTGTCTGAAATTGCATGTTTAAAAAAGTCATATCTTTCAAGATTCTCTAGCAGTTTCGGTCCCGTATATATTAGCCCTGTACAATTTGCTCTAACATGCAAACACCAATCGCTTCACAAACGACTAACAATGTCTTGTCGGGCCACAGTATTAGTTTCGGTCTTGTATGTggttataaatacataatacatattttgtaacatatACATATCTCTATATCGGGGTAAGTCTGTAAATTGTAATAACATTGTATATTAGAGTATTTAGAGTTGTTTGTAATGACAACTTTATTGGCAGTGCGTGTCTGCATTTTAGTGCAACTTGAAAATTCTGTAAAAGCATATTGAATTAAGTTGTCTCTCTCCTCTCTTAATTTCGCACTTTTAAATTATGGATCAATGTCTTTGGCATTTGGCTTACTAGTTCTACTGTCCACTACAAAACTTTCTATTTTGACATTCGCTAAGATGCTCCTATTTTTCGTGATCTCTTTCCATATGGCATTTATTTCAATATGCTTTTTAAAGGATCATATAATTCACCTCTTGAAAATGCCATTGAATTTGGACATTTTAGATAGTTCTCCAGTTTCTTTCCCTACTATCgcattaaatcatattttttctcGAAATACTAATATAACTTATCTAAGATGTCCAGATTTTATATTCATAGCGTAACTAAGTGGGTGTTTGGTTGTGGGTTTCCGCAGTTCATCTGACGCCATGAACTCGAGCGTGGAGCGCGACGAATCTTTCtcgccaaaaacaaaaaagaaactgTCTAAAAAGCCATCGTTCATTAAGAACGCCGTGCTGGACTTGTTCCGATCGAAAACAAAAAATTCGCAAAAGGTGTCTCGACAAAAGTCACTGTGTGACGCTGATTTACTGCAGAGACACCAGCAGCAAATGCCAGTACTCAGACGAGAGAAGTCTGACCTCTCCGACCTGAATACGCACATGAGGAATACGCAAATCAGGAATCAAATGTTGCAACGTAGCAACTCTTCCTCATGTGAAAAGCCTATTATGAAACCAATTCTTAAAAGACAGACCTCGTTCTGCGATGACAGAAACGGCGTCGTCTGTACGGTTAGAGATTACGACACCAAACCTGTCATGAAAAGTCTTAGACGACAGAATTCTATGTGCGAAATAGAAACTGAACCCAAAGTTACCCCGCTGTTACGTAGACAGAATTCCCTCATAGAGTATAATAGGCGCGGCATCTACGGCCAGTCGCCAAGCTTTAATATGATTACCAAAATAGACCCCATTTACCAAAGACAGCAAACGAAACACGAATCATTCCACCCCACGCAGCCACTACCTCCAGAGCCAGTATACCAAACCAAAGAGCATCTTGTATACGACCCTATTCCTAAACCGAGAAGAACATACGCATCCCTTTATGATACGTCAACTGAAAACCCCTATGCCAGCAGGTCTGAAGTAACAAATCAAAGTTTTGAGAGTCCGTATGGAAATCCACAGACTGTCAGTATGCCTCTTATGGACCCGCCTTATGCAACTAGAGCAGAATGCTTTGGAGAAAATCCTTATGCAACCAGATCAGATTGTTTAAGGGAAAACCCTTATGGATCAAGAATAAATTCTGTTCAAGAAAGCCCTTATGTTACCAGAGCTGAATCTATTAGGGAAAGTCCATATTCAACAAGAagtgaaataataaatgataatcCTTATGCTACTAAACAAGAGATAATTAAGCAGTCGGAATCTTTGTATAGCGAATCTCCGTACTCTAGCAAAGAACATATGTTGAGACAAAGAATGATCGCAGAAAGTCCATATTCTACTAAAGAGGAATTGTTGCGATCTAGATTTTCTGAGTCCCCTTATAATACGAAGGAAGAGATGCTAAAGCAAAGGATGGATGGATCATTTACTGCTAAGGAGCCATTGTATGGGAAAAGGACATATGATCCACCACCAAGTACCTCATGGTCAGAGAACGTGTACAGCGTACGTCCTGACAGAAGGCTTCAAACACCCGTAAATTATCCCACAAGAATTTCTCCTATGAGCAAATGTATGAGTGAACCACCATATTTTTCTAGAACAGAAATGATGGCCCGATTAGATCAAAGTGAATCACCATATGCGACTAGATCTGAAATGAAATCTAGCTGTTCAGAATCTAACTACTGTACtaaaagtgaaattaatgaCACCAGACAAGAAATGAGACCAGCGTCAGCAGAATGTACATATGTTTCCAAACAAGAGATTTTATCTCAAAAAGCCGCAATGCTGGCCAGCAAAGAGTCGTCTTACGGTATTAGGTTAGAAGAGAAACTGGAAATGATTAAACAAAGGAACCAAGCTAAAAAAGATATGATTTATCAAAGTAGGAAAGAGGCAAACGAAAGTGATGCTTCGAAAATGAGAGAACCTCTGTACGTATCAAAAAGAGAACTAAAAGAAAGTGTTATTTACGAATCCCATCAAGAAGCTAAAGAAGTTGTAAAAGCACAGGAAAGCAGTGCTAGAAGTAGTCCATATGAGCTAAGTGACGCTAATCATTTATCCCGTCGAGAGCCTATATACCAGACAAAAACAGAGGCGCAGGGTAGTACTGAAACAGAAACATTCCAGGAAATTGATTTTTCGAAATTGAGATTAACTGAATCTAAAACCGACGCagaaaaggaaaagtcattgAATATAGAAACTAGCGTGCTTAAAGGTGAACCTGTATTTACACCTCGATTGCATAGTAAAACCGAACATATATCAAGTGCTTTAAAGGCAACTGCCTCTCCTGTACCTTACGAATCGACTACATCCATGGAAACTCATTATGCTTCAGAATGCAGCATGAACTTTGAAAACAAACCTCAAAGCACTCCTTACACATCACAAGATTTGGAACAAGGAACGCCAAAAACTAATAGAACTGTAACATTCTGCGACAAAATTGTGGAAAAGAGTCCTGAGAGTAGTCAAGATAATTCAGAAAATATGTCTGCCAGTCAGAATGAGACGACCGTGATTAACAATCAAAATACAGTGATACAGCAACCCTTATCTGAAGAAAGTGCTTCTGAAAGTAAAGAAGTGCAGCCTGATGGTCCTCATACAACTTGGGGTATATTTGATAGTGAAGGGGGCATTTTAGAAGATAGACAATGGGGTGTGTCACTGATTATTCCGCCTAAAGCTATAGCCCCTGGCATCAAACAAAAGATCTACTTTACGGTGTCGGATCCGAGACTGAGCCAACGCGTGGGGGGACCACCGATCGATATGGACAATGGTAAAGCTTTTTGTATGAAGCACGCGCCTGTAGTGTAGACTGCACATACTAATTGGGCATTAATGATTGCATATGAAAGAGCAAGATATAGAATTTGTGATTGTCCCACTGTCTTAGCTATGTAGTTTGATTTTGCATTTAGGAAGTAATTACAGATTTGCATGTATTAGCATGTGGGTTAGTAGATACGTCATCTGCACATATGTACTAATTgtttaatcatacatttgtcaTTATGACACTTTTTACATTCacttattgtatttattattatcatgtaaATATTGTTGTGTATACGGTGTTTGTTAGTGGTATTTCAGTCGGTACATTACGCCACAATATATAGGTGTATATATCACAGGCCCTTAaagcaatataattattaactttcatgACTAGTCCACCTAATAAATGTATAACACACTTACCACCTAGCTACGTTAATTgtcatgttatttattactatttttttttttattactaggATGAAtcatataacatttatttgtgCAGTGTCTACCAAACAATTCACTCATACTTAGAGATCGAGGAGAGAAGACGTCGTCTTTGCTACGTACAACAGACCATGTGATTGTATGTTTAACAACATTTCATGCATTACTACCACACACTGCGCATCATACTActatttatcattaaattatacTTTTCCTTATAAATTTTGTACTTTCTTTACTATATTCATATGTATCTGTATCTTTATCAGTGTCATTACCTATTCACACTTTAACAATCTGCGTTTACTTTAAGGCTCGTTTTGAATTCAGGCTCTCTGATGGTCCGCTTTATTGCTCGTTCTAATCATCTGGTTTGCTTGCTTAACATTATGCATTATAATGTTGCgatttgtgtttgtgtgttacaTTGTACATTTCTAATGTTGATCTAATTGATTAATACGATTGACATTACTATCAACCTATCCACAATTTATCACTCTAAAATTCAATTCTTAATCGATCTCCATAGCTCAAATTCAAGACACTTATTTCTTTCAATAATCTTTTCAAACCGCCTTTACAGCATTTCCCTTTTGTGCATATGAATCTCCACTACAAGCATTCATGTACAGTCGCGGAATAAAAAGGTTGACCACCTTAAGGTCTGTTTTTGTTTGCTCAGTATGACTGATTTTTATCGACCGAGTCTGACGTTCCGTCAaaatgtcattcaaaaaggtaacatgtgcttgcaacgtgtaaacgaatttatttgaaaactggtcaaTCTTTTCATTCCGCCACACAATAAAACCCAAACTTGAATTTGTTAATTTAGTAACTCTATACCATCCATCACATTATCCACGTAAATACTTGTATGGAGAAAATCCccatatttatctataattttgATGGCTTCCTAGGGTTAGAATAATAAACCAATAATAGTCCACATTTTGACAATCGAATAACAAAAATCCTGCCCTGCCGTTCCTTATGATATGAAGTTAGCGAAGATTGCGACGTAGGAACTATAACGTTTTTTATGTAACAGGTGAAGCGATGCTATCCCCACTAGTGATGTGCGGTCCGCAAGGCTTGGTGTTCCTTCGGCCTGTGACACTTCGACTGCCACACTGCGCCAACGCAGTCCCTTCCCTAGGCCTCACAATCAAGGCTACAGACACTGAGGCCCATCTCAGCACCGATTGGGACCAAATACACCTCCCTGCCACTACCACTTTGAATACAGTTGCAGTTAAAGTTGACCATTTTTAGACgataattgttaaaaaataatttaaatatagttTTGGGTGAGTGAGTGTCGGTGAGTAGCATTACAGACTGGAGGTAAATCCAAATTATTTcggaaaataataaatttgataCTTTTATGAAGCAGTATGAGCAGAACAAAGATTGGTTATAACAAGTATTAAATGTGATGAGTTTTGGGATTTCGAAATAATTTAGATCTACCATTTAGTCTATAATTACTCTAACTTCCATAATTCCTTAACactaaagattttttaaagttgatttcATCGTTTAACTTGGCAATAAATGAGcacatgtatgtgtgtgtaggtAGGATTGGGTagtgttcaatttttaatttttctggaCCTAACTAATATAAATGAAATTGGTTGCGAGGTCAATATTTCTTCCAAAATTTCTAAATTCCCACCTTTAGGCCTTATGTACACATTTGATTAATGTATCAATATTCAAAGAGCTATTTTTACGTGTAAAATAGACAggattataaatataattagataTAGGAGCTTCGTTTTGACATGGTTAAATAGTGGTGCTCTAGcgttgaaaaatataaaatgttgtaTAGGCACAATGCATTCTAGACAAGTTTAAGTAGAAAGAAATACTTTTCAAAATTTCTAATGTATAGTTTGAGACTTATCTTTTTTATAGCGTTTCATATCAGTTAGACGATATTTGAGTTGAAAGTCTTGTTGGTGATACTTAAGAATTGAATGATTGGCGTTGTAAAAGTTAGAATGAATATACTTAcatgaatattataaataattataatgtaagtTGCTTTACCACAACTTAGAAATTTAAATCTAGTTTTAATAATGttgatattgtaattttattatttaatggaaTGCATCTGCATTTATGTTTATATCATTCGGAATGTTATAATGATTAATCCGAATTGATTAtgcatttttataatttgacattgatatAATAAAATCATGGCTTATTTTAACAGCCACGATATGGAAAAAGCACAAAAAATGCagtttttaataacttattcaATTTACACTGAAGTTGACAAATAATAGGGAAAAGGAAATCCATTTTGTTCTC
This window of the Choristoneura fumiferana chromosome 20, NRCan_CFum_1, whole genome shotgun sequence genome carries:
- the LOC141439123 gene encoding uncharacterized protein isoform X1, whose translation is MIIQPTQGQGSLDRPRLPGNPQSSYDGTSSYDYGGSNNGSAMGTCRLPPNAPDDLKVAPPPSNKIEPPPPPNPTAMSSQSPQRNSNSHEHNSLEYRSSDNNYSRSSENFRSPAQAQRPPPMNGNSPHTPLHARGPSLPNVPTNDQAKYSSRTNSASQADYSGRGAVPPYKPVPPPKPKHYRPPDNPHHRNGSMEPAPPPAPAVSPRAPGPYPHPHYSHQHSLSQPHHRPHHNNYPQQNMSYGGQMPPQSPPYSGPPSHHRAINLPHNPHLIDLAGSREQRGSAFELYRKPQHMHNISSSDAMNSSVERDESFSPKTKKKLSKKPSFIKNAVLDLFRSKTKNSQKVSRQKSLCDADLLQRHQQQMPVLRREKSDLSDLNTHMRNTQIRNQMLQRSNSSSCEKPIMKPILKRQTSFCDDRNGVVCTVRDYDTKPVMKSLRRQNSMCEIETEPKVTPLLRRQNSLIEYNRRGIYGQSPSFNMITKIDPIYQRQQTKHESFHPTQPLPPEPVYQTKEHLVYDPIPKPRRTYASLYDTSTENPYASRSEVTNQSFESPYGNPQTVSMPLMDPPYATRAECFGENPYATRSDCLRENPYGSRINSVQESPYVTRAESIRESPYSTRSEIINDNPYATKQEIIKQSESLYSESPYSSKEHMLRQRMIAESPYSTKEELLRSRFSESPYNTKEEMLKQRMDGSFTAKEPLYGKRTYDPPPSTSWSENVYSVRPDRRLQTPVNYPTRISPMSKCMSEPPYFSRTEMMARLDQSESPYATRSEMKSSCSESNYCTKSEINDTRQEMRPASAECTYVSKQEILSQKAAMLASKESSYGIRLEEKLEMIKQRNQAKKDMIYQSRKEANESDASKMREPLYVSKRELKESVIYESHQEAKEVVKAQESSARSSPYELSDANHLSRREPIYQTKTEAQGSTETETFQEIDFSKLRLTESKTDAEKEKSLNIETSVLKGEPVFTPRLHSKTEHISSALKATASPVPYESTTSMETHYASECSMNFENKPQSTPYTSQDLEQGTPKTNRTVTFCDKIVEKSPESSQDNSENMSASQNETTVINNQNTVIQQPLSEESASESKEVQPDGPHTTWGIFDSEGGILEDRQWGVSLIIPPKAIAPGIKQKIYFTVSDPRLSQRVGGPPIDMDNGEAMLSPLVMCGPQGLVFLRPVTLRLPHCANAVPSLGLTIKATDTEAHLSTDWDQIHLPATTTLNTVAVKVDHF
- the LOC141439123 gene encoding uncharacterized protein isoform X3, translating into MIIQPTQGQGSLDRPRLPGNPQSSYDGTSSYDYGGSNNGSAMGTCRLPPNAPDDLKVAPPPSNKIEPPPPPNPTAMSSQSPQRNSNSHEHNSLEYRSSDNNYSRSSENFRSPAQAQRPPPMNGNSPHTPLHARGPSLPNVPTNDQAKYSRTNSASQADYSGRGAVPPYKPVPPPKPKHYRPPDNPHHRNGSMEPAPPPAPAVSPRAPGPYPHPHYSHQHSLSQPHHRPHHNNYPQQNMSYGGQMPPQSPPYSGPPSHHRAINLPHNPHLIDLAGSREQRGSAFELYRKPQHMHNISSSDAMNSSVERDESFSPKTKKKLSKKPSFIKNAVLDLFRSKTKNSQKVSRQKSLCDADLLQRHQQQMPVLRREKSDLSDLNTHMRNTQIRNQMLQRSNSSSCEKPIMKPILKRQTSFCDDRNGVVCTVRDYDTKPVMKSLRRQNSMCEIETEPKVTPLLRRQNSLIEYNRRGIYGQSPSFNMITKIDPIYQRQQTKHESFHPTQPLPPEPVYQTKEHLVYDPIPKPRRTYASLYDTSTENPYASRSEVTNQSFESPYGNPQTVSMPLMDPPYATRAECFGENPYATRSDCLRENPYGSRINSVQESPYVTRAESIRESPYSTRSEIINDNPYATKQEIIKQSESLYSESPYSSKEHMLRQRMIAESPYSTKEELLRSRFSESPYNTKEEMLKQRMDGSFTAKEPLYGKRTYDPPPSTSWSENVYSVRPDRRLQTPVNYPTRISPMSKCMSEPPYFSRTEMMARLDQSESPYATRSEMKSSCSESNYCTKSEINDTRQEMRPASAECTYVSKQEILSQKAAMLASKESSYGIRLEEKLEMIKQRNQAKKDMIYQSRKEANESDASKMREPLYVSKRELKESVIYESHQEAKEVVKAQESSARSSPYELSDANHLSRREPIYQTKTEAQGSTETETFQEIDFSKLRLTESKTDAEKEKSLNIETSVLKGEPVFTPRLHSKTEHISSALKATASPVPYESTTSMETHYASECSMNFENKPQSTPYTSQDLEQGTPKTNRTVTFCDKIVEKSPESSQDNSENMSASQNETTVINNQNTVIQQPLSEESASESKEVQPDGPHTTWGIFDSEGGILEDRQWGVSLIIPPKAIAPGIKQKIYFTVSDPRLSQRVGGPPIDMDNGEAMLSPLVMCGPQGLVFLRPVTLRLPHCANAVPSLGLTIKATDTEAHLSTDWDQIHLPATTTLNTVAVKVDHF
- the LOC141439123 gene encoding uncharacterized protein isoform X4, encoding MIIQPTQGQGSLDRPRLPGNPQSSYDGTSSYDYGGSNNGSAMGTCRLPPNAPDDLKVAPPPSNKIEPPPPPNPTAMSSQSPQRNSNSHEHNSLEYRSSDNNYSRSSENFRSPAQAQRPPPMNGNSPHTPLHARGPSLPNVPTNDQAKYSSRTNSASQADYSGRGAVPPYKPVPPPKPKHYRPPDNPHHRNGSMEPAPPPAPAVSPRAPGPYPHPHYSHQHSLSQPHHRPHHNNYPQNMSYGGQMPPQSPPYSGPPSHHRAINLPHNPHLIDLAGSREQRGSAFELYRKPQHMHNISSSDAMNSSVERDESFSPKTKKKLSKKPSFIKNAVLDLFRSKTKNSQKVSRQKSLCDADLLQRHQQQMPVLRREKSDLSDLNTHMRNTQIRNQMLQRSNSSSCEKPIMKPILKRQTSFCDDRNGVVCTVRDYDTKPVMKSLRRQNSMCEIETEPKVTPLLRRQNSLIEYNRRGIYGQSPSFNMITKIDPIYQRQQTKHESFHPTQPLPPEPVYQTKEHLVYDPIPKPRRTYASLYDTSTENPYASRSEVTNQSFESPYGNPQTVSMPLMDPPYATRAECFGENPYATRSDCLRENPYGSRINSVQESPYVTRAESIRESPYSTRSEIINDNPYATKQEIIKQSESLYSESPYSSKEHMLRQRMIAESPYSTKEELLRSRFSESPYNTKEEMLKQRMDGSFTAKEPLYGKRTYDPPPSTSWSENVYSVRPDRRLQTPVNYPTRISPMSKCMSEPPYFSRTEMMARLDQSESPYATRSEMKSSCSESNYCTKSEINDTRQEMRPASAECTYVSKQEILSQKAAMLASKESSYGIRLEEKLEMIKQRNQAKKDMIYQSRKEANESDASKMREPLYVSKRELKESVIYESHQEAKEVVKAQESSARSSPYELSDANHLSRREPIYQTKTEAQGSTETETFQEIDFSKLRLTESKTDAEKEKSLNIETSVLKGEPVFTPRLHSKTEHISSALKATASPVPYESTTSMETHYASECSMNFENKPQSTPYTSQDLEQGTPKTNRTVTFCDKIVEKSPESSQDNSENMSASQNETTVINNQNTVIQQPLSEESASESKEVQPDGPHTTWGIFDSEGGILEDRQWGVSLIIPPKAIAPGIKQKIYFTVSDPRLSQRVGGPPIDMDNGEAMLSPLVMCGPQGLVFLRPVTLRLPHCANAVPSLGLTIKATDTEAHLSTDWDQIHLPATTTLNTVAVKVDHF